In one window of Cytophagaceae bacterium ABcell3 DNA:
- a CDS encoding NAD(P) transhydrogenase subunit alpha, producing MSTESLLVLIYVLVLATFVGFELISKVPPTLHTPLMSGSNAISGITVIGAIICSGPAPGSFPLAKVLGLLALTLATVNVVGGYMVTDRMLKMFKKKK from the coding sequence ATGAGTACAGAAAGCTTATTGGTACTTATATACGTGCTTGTTCTGGCTACTTTTGTCGGCTTTGAATTGATATCAAAAGTTCCTCCTACTTTGCACACTCCTTTAATGTCAGGGTCAAACGCTATTTCTGGCATTACGGTAATTGGGGCAATTATCTGTTCTGGCCCTGCTCCGGGAAGTTTCCCTTTAGCTAAAGTGTTAGGGCTTTTGGCTTTAACATTGGCTACTGTCAATGTTGTGGGAGGTTATATGGTGACCGACCGTATGCTAAAGATGTTTAAAAAGAAGAAGTAA